A part of Brassica rapa cultivar Chiifu-401-42 chromosome A05, CAAS_Brap_v3.01, whole genome shotgun sequence genomic DNA contains:
- the LOC103867980 gene encoding protein FLC EXPRESSOR isoform X2: protein MAGRDRYLPSSSSLRVSESQLTESDMNRTRSALLEEKIAAQHREIQSILTDNQKLALAHLGVKDQLNLAKRELARLLEAAAAVKSDTEAKVREVYQNSLRMEAEARVVNGIGAELDQVRSDVQRLAEDRQKLTAELAMLNGEIAKAKPNSDRAVEVKAEIESLREEVSKGRAALDLEKKTRAGNLHHERGMEKTIDHLNREIVKLEEELADLETKAKAAAEAAQTPSPGLVASYGNSDDIYGSQGHQYPEANGSHQVHL from the exons ATGGCCGGAAGAGACCGTTATCTCCCGTCCTCCTCCTCCTTGAGAGTATCGGAATCTCAGCTCACCGAATCCGATATGAACCGCACTCGATCCGCCCTCCTCGAGGAGAAAATCGCAGCTCAGCACCGCGAGATCCAATCCATCCTGACGGACAACCAGAAGCTCGCATTAGCGCACCTCGGAGTCAAGGATCAGCTCAATTTAGCCAAGCGTGAGCTCGCTCGGCTGCTCGAAGCCGCCGCGGCCGTCAAGTCCGATACCGAAGCGAAGGTTCGCGAGGTTTACCAGAACTCGCTGAGGATGGAGGCGGAGGCTCGTGTGGTTAACGGAATCGGAGCTGAGCTTGATCAGGTTAGGTCGGACGTGCAGAGGCTAGCTGAAGATAGGCAGAAGCTAACGGCGGAGCTGGCGATGCTTAACGGGGAGATCGCTAAGGCTAAACCTAATTCGGATCGAGCCGTGGAGGTTAAGGCGGAGATTGAGAGTCTTAGAGAGGAAGTTAGTAAAGGAAG AGCTGCTCTTGATCTGGAGAAGAAGACGCGAGCGGGTAATCTTCACCATGAGCGTGGTATGGAGAAGACTATTGATCACTTGAACCGTGAAATTGTGAAACTTGAGGAAGAGTTGGCTGACTTGGAGACCAAAGCTAAAGCAGCTGCTGAAGCTGCTCAAACCCCAA GCCCTGGATTGGTGGCAAGTTATGGAAACTCAGATGATATTTATGGAAGCCAAGGTCACCAGTACCCTGAGGCGAATGGTTCTCACCAGGTACACTTATAA
- the LOC103867980 gene encoding protein FLC EXPRESSOR isoform X3, whose protein sequence is MAGRDRYLPSSSSLRVSESQLTESDMNRTRSALLEEKIAAQHREIQSILTDNQKLALAHLGVKDQLNLAKRELARLLEAAAAVKSDTEAKVREVYQNSLRMEAEARVVNGIGAELDQVRSDVQRLAEDRQKLTAELAMLNGEIAKAKPNSDRAVEVKAEIESLREEVSKGRAALDLEKKTRAGNLHHERGMEKTIDHLNREIVKLEEELADLETKAKAAAEAAQTPSPGLVASYGNSDDIYGSQGHQYPEANGSHQDG, encoded by the exons ATGGCCGGAAGAGACCGTTATCTCCCGTCCTCCTCCTCCTTGAGAGTATCGGAATCTCAGCTCACCGAATCCGATATGAACCGCACTCGATCCGCCCTCCTCGAGGAGAAAATCGCAGCTCAGCACCGCGAGATCCAATCCATCCTGACGGACAACCAGAAGCTCGCATTAGCGCACCTCGGAGTCAAGGATCAGCTCAATTTAGCCAAGCGTGAGCTCGCTCGGCTGCTCGAAGCCGCCGCGGCCGTCAAGTCCGATACCGAAGCGAAGGTTCGCGAGGTTTACCAGAACTCGCTGAGGATGGAGGCGGAGGCTCGTGTGGTTAACGGAATCGGAGCTGAGCTTGATCAGGTTAGGTCGGACGTGCAGAGGCTAGCTGAAGATAGGCAGAAGCTAACGGCGGAGCTGGCGATGCTTAACGGGGAGATCGCTAAGGCTAAACCTAATTCGGATCGAGCCGTGGAGGTTAAGGCGGAGATTGAGAGTCTTAGAGAGGAAGTTAGTAAAGGAAG AGCTGCTCTTGATCTGGAGAAGAAGACGCGAGCGGGTAATCTTCACCATGAGCGTGGTATGGAGAAGACTATTGATCACTTGAACCGTGAAATTGTGAAACTTGAGGAAGAGTTGGCTGACTTGGAGACCAAAGCTAAAGCAGCTGCTGAAGCTGCTCAAACCCCAA GCCCTGGATTGGTGGCAAGTTATGGAAACTCAGATGATATTTATGGAAGCCAAGGTCACCAGTACCCTGAGGCGAATGGTTCTCACCAG GACGGGTGA
- the LOC103867980 gene encoding protein FLC EXPRESSOR isoform X1, with protein sequence MAGRDRYLPSSSSLRVSESQLTESDMNRTRSALLEEKIAAQHREIQSILTDNQKLALAHLGVKDQLNLAKRELARLLEAAAAVKSDTEAKVREVYQNSLRMEAEARVVNGIGAELDQVRSDVQRLAEDRQKLTAELAMLNGEIAKAKPNSDRAVEVKAEIESLREEVSKGRAALDLEKKTRAGNLHHERGMEKTIDHLNREIVKLEEELADLETKAKAAAEAAQTPSPGLVASYGNSDDIYGSQGHQYPEANGSHQVHGSLDCLPQQPANNTQHSSVP encoded by the exons ATGGCCGGAAGAGACCGTTATCTCCCGTCCTCCTCCTCCTTGAGAGTATCGGAATCTCAGCTCACCGAATCCGATATGAACCGCACTCGATCCGCCCTCCTCGAGGAGAAAATCGCAGCTCAGCACCGCGAGATCCAATCCATCCTGACGGACAACCAGAAGCTCGCATTAGCGCACCTCGGAGTCAAGGATCAGCTCAATTTAGCCAAGCGTGAGCTCGCTCGGCTGCTCGAAGCCGCCGCGGCCGTCAAGTCCGATACCGAAGCGAAGGTTCGCGAGGTTTACCAGAACTCGCTGAGGATGGAGGCGGAGGCTCGTGTGGTTAACGGAATCGGAGCTGAGCTTGATCAGGTTAGGTCGGACGTGCAGAGGCTAGCTGAAGATAGGCAGAAGCTAACGGCGGAGCTGGCGATGCTTAACGGGGAGATCGCTAAGGCTAAACCTAATTCGGATCGAGCCGTGGAGGTTAAGGCGGAGATTGAGAGTCTTAGAGAGGAAGTTAGTAAAGGAAG AGCTGCTCTTGATCTGGAGAAGAAGACGCGAGCGGGTAATCTTCACCATGAGCGTGGTATGGAGAAGACTATTGATCACTTGAACCGTGAAATTGTGAAACTTGAGGAAGAGTTGGCTGACTTGGAGACCAAAGCTAAAGCAGCTGCTGAAGCTGCTCAAACCCCAA GCCCTGGATTGGTGGCAAGTTATGGAAACTCAGATGATATTTATGGAAGCCAAGGTCACCAGTACCCTGAGGCGAATGGTTCTCACCAG GTACATGGATCCCTGGACTGTCTTCCTCAACAACCGGCTAACAATACACAACACTCTAGTGTACCGTGA
- the LOC103867981 gene encoding protein LIGHT-DEPENDENT SHORT HYPOCOTYLS 6-like, which yields MEPVTYGSCRPDPKPSTASAPPLSRYESQKRRDWNTFLQYLRNHKPPLTLTLCSGAHVLEFLKYLDQFGKTKVHVTTCFFFGHSDPTSPCACPHKQAWGSLDSLIGRLRAAYEENGGRPETNPFAARAVRIYLREVKGSQAKARGITYQKKRRQPTVTTVRLDVV from the coding sequence ATGGAACCAGTCACTTATGGGTCATGCAGACCCGACCCAAAACCCTCAACCGCGTCAGCACCACCACTAAGCCGTTACGAGTCACAGAAACGCCGCGACTGGAACACGTTTCTACAATACCTTAGAAACCACAAACCCCCTCTAACGCTAACGCTGTGCAGCGGGGCTCACGTGCTCGAGTTCCTCAAGTACCTAGACCAATTCGGAAAAACCAAAGTCCACGTGACAACATGTTTTTTCTTTGGCCACTCGGACCCAACATCTCCTTGCGCTTGTCCGCACAAACAAGCTTGGGGATCTCTCGACTCTTTGATCGGACGACTTAGAGCCGCTTACGAGGAAAACGGTGGACGGCCGGAAACGAACCCGTTTGCTGCACGCGCTGTTAGGATTTACCTTAGGGAAGTCAAAGGGAGTCAAGCTAAGGCTCGTGGAATTACTTATCAGAAAAAGAGACGGCAACCTACCGTTACCACTGTCAGACTGGATGTGGTTTAA
- the LOC103867982 gene encoding ubiquitin-activating enzyme E1 1, giving the protein MLQKRASEASSVASEIASSDLASSSSPIKRRRVEITDSASENSSIVAASGSSSVVQQQRDMAFGNSNRQEIDEDLHSRQLAVYGRETMRRLFASNVLISGMHGLGAEIAKNLILAGVKSVTLHDERVVELWDLSSNFVFSEDDVGKNRADASVHKLQDLNNAVVVSSLTTSLTKEHLSGFQVVVFSDISLEKAIEFNDYCHSHQPPIAFVKADVRGLFGSVFCDFGPEFAVLDVDGEEPHTGIIASISNENQAFISCVDDERLEFQDGDLVVFSEVEGMTELNDGKPRKIKSARPYSFTLEEDTTGYGTYVKGGIVTQVKQPKLLNFKPLREALSDPGDFLFSDFSKFDRPPLLHLAFQALDRFTSEAGRFPVAGSEEDAQQLISIATSINTGQGDLKVDNVDHKLLRHFAFGAKAVLNPMAAMFGGIVGQEVVKACSGKFHPLFQFFYFDSVESLPSEPLDSSDVAPRNSRYDAQISVFGAKFQQKLEDAKVFTVGSGALGCEFLKNMALMGVSCGDQGKLTVTDDDIIEKSNLSRQFLFRDWNIGQAKSTVAASAAAAINPKFNIEALQNRVGAETENVFDDAFWENLTVVVNALDNVNARLYVDSRCLYFQKPLLESGTLGAKCNTQMVIPHLTENYGASRDPPEKQAPMCTVHSFPHNIDHCLTWARSEFEGLLEKTPAEVNAYLSSPVEYTNSMMSAGDAQARDTLERIVECLDKEKCENFQDCLTWARLRFEDYFVNRVKQLIYTFPEDAATSTGAPFWSAPKRFPRPLQYSSSDPSLLNFITATAILRAETFGIPVPEWTKDPKAAAEAIDNVIVPDFEPRKDAKIVTDEKATTLTTASVDDAAVINDLIAKLEKCRHNLSPDFRMKPIQFEKDDDTNYHMDVIAGLANMRARNYSIPEVDKLKAKFIAGRIIPAIATSTAMATGLVCLELYKVLDGGHKVEAYRNTFANLALPLFSMAEPVPPKVVKHRDMAWTVWDRWVLKGNPTLREVLQWLEDKGLNAYSISCGSCLLFNSMFPRHKERMDKKVVDLARDIAKVELPPYRRHLDVVVACEDEDDNDVDIPLVSIYFR; this is encoded by the exons ATGCTTCAAAAGCGAGCTAGTGAAGCCTCATCTGTTGCTAGCGAGATCGCCAGTTCCGATTTAGCATCGTCCTCTTCGCCGATTAAGAGACGCCGCGTCGAGATCACTGATTCCGCGTCTGAGAACTCCTCGATCGTAGCAGCTTCTGGTAGCAGTAGCGTCGTACAGCAGCAGCGCGACATGGCTTTTGGTAATTCGAACCGTCAGGAGATTGATGAAGATCTGCACAGCAGGCAGCTCGCTGTGTACGGGCGTGAGACGATGAGGCGTCTCTTTGCTTCAAACGTTCTCATCTCGGGGATGCACGGCCTTGGTGCTGAGATTG CCAAGAATCTAATTCTTGCTGGTGTGAAGTCTGTGACACTGCATGATGAAAGAGTGGTAGAGCTATGGGACTTATCTAGCAACTTTGTTTTCTCTGAGGATGATGTTGGCAAGAATAGGGCGGATGCTTCTGTTCACAAGTTGCAGGATCTTAACAATGCTGTGGTCGTCTCTAGCTTGACCACAAGCTTAACCAAAGAGCATCTTTCTGGTTTCCAG GTTGTTGTTTTCTCTGACATAAGCTTGGAAAAAGCAATTGAGTTTAATGACTATTGCCACAGCCATCAGCCTCCCATCGCCTTTGTCAAGGCTGATGTCAGGGGTCTTTTTGGCTCCGTCTTTTGTGATTTTGGGCCTGAATTTGCAGTTCTCGATGTTGATGGAGAGGAACCACACACAGGCATCATTGCCTCCATCTCTAATGAAAACCAGGCATTTATCTCTTGTGTTGACGATGAGAGACTTGAATTTCAAGATGGTGACCTTGTCGTTTTCTCTGAAGTTGAGGGTATGACCGAACTGAACGATGGGAAACCAAGGAAGATAAAAAGTGCACGGCCATATTCATTCACCCTTGAAGAGGACACTACAGGCTATGGAACATATGTGAAGGGTGGTATTGTCACTCAGGTGAAACAGCCAAAGTTGCTGAATTTCAAGCCGTTGAGGGAAGCTCTTAGTGATCCAGGGGATTTTCTGTTTAGTGATTTCTCTAAGTTTGATCGGCCTCCACTCCTTCACTTAGCATTCCAGGCGCTTGATCGGTTTACATCTGAAGCTGGTAGATTTCCTGTTGCTGGCTCGGAAGAGGACGCTCAGCAGCTTATATCTATTGCCACATCCATCAATACGGGGCAGGGTGATTTGAAGGTGGATAATGTCGACCATAAGCTTCTAAGACACTTTGCCTTTGGAGCCAAGGCTGTCCTGAATCCGATGGCTGCAATGTTTGGCGGTATTGTTGGACAGGAGGTTGTCAAAGCTTGCTCTGGAAAATTCCATCCCCTCTTTCAG TTTTTCTACTTCGATTCAGTGGAGTCACTCCCCTCTGAACCTCTGGATTCTAGTGACGTTGCACCAAGGAATAGCCGGTACGATGCCCAAATATCTGTATTTGGGGCCAAGTTCCAGCAGAAACTCGAAGATGCTAAAGTTTTCACAGTAGGGTCCGGTGCTCTTGGCTGCGAGTTCTTGAAAAATATGGCTCTGATGGGAGTTTCATGTGGAGACCAAGGGAAGCTGACAGTGACTGATGATGATATAATCGAGAAGAGTAACCTCAGCCGTCAATTTCTGTTCCGTGACTGGAACATTGGACAGGCTAAATCAACGGTTGCTGCTTCCGCTGCTGCAGCTATAAACCCCAAGTTCAACATTGAGGCGCTACAAAACCGTGTTGGCGCTGAGACAGAGAATGTATTTGACGATGCCTTCTGGGAGAACTTAACTGTTGTCGTCAATGCACTGGATAATGTCAATGCGAGGCTCTATGTTGATTCTAGGTGCTTGTATTTCCAGAAGCCGCTCCTTGAGTCTGGGACTCTTGGTGCAAAGTGTAACACGCAGATGGTTATTCCACATCTAACTGAAAATTACGGGGCGTCAAGGGATCCACCAGAGAAACAGGCCCCCATGTGTACAGTGCACTCGTTTCCACATAACATTGATCACTGTTTAACTTGGGCTCGCTCTGAGTTTGAAGGTCTGCTTGAGAAGACTCCCGCTGAAGTGAATGCATATCTTTCCAGCCCTGTTGAGTACACTAACTCAATGATGAGTGCTGGCGATGCTCAGGCAAGGGACACATTGGAGAGGATTGTTGAGTGCCTTGACAAGGAGAAGTGTGAGAACTTCCAAGACTGTTTAACCTGGGCTCGACTCAG GTTTGAGGATTACTTTGTTAACCGCGTAAAGCAATTGATATACACATTTCCTGAAGATGCTGCGACAAGCACTGGAGCTCCATTCTGGTCTGCTCCTAAAAGATTCCCACGTCCGCTCCAGTACTCCTCTTCTGATCCAAGTCTCCTCAATTTCATCACGGCCACTGCTATTTTAAGAGCAGAGACATTTGGGATCCCTGTGCCTGAGTGGACTAAAGACCCAAAGGCAGCAGCTGAAGCTATTGACAATGTGATAGTCCCAGACTTTGAGCCAAGAAAAGATGCAAAGATTGTGACAGATGAGAAAGCCACCACTTTAACCACTGCTTCGGTGGACGACGCTGCAGTCATCAACGACCTCATTGCTAAGCTCGAGAAGTGTAGGCATAACTTGTCTCCAGATTTCAGGATGAAACCAATTCAATTCGAAAAG GATGATGATACAAACTATCACATGGATGTGATAGCGGGTCTAGCCAACATGAGGGCGAGGAACTACAGCATACCTGAAGTCGACAAGCTGAAAGCAAAGTTCATTGCAGGGAGAATCATCCCAGCCATTGCGACCTCAACAGCCATGGCCACTGGTCTGGTCTGCCTCGAGCTCTACAAGGTCCTCGATGGAGGACACAAAGTGGAAGCCTACAGGAACACATTTGCCAACCTGGCGCTTCCCCTCTTCTCCATGGCTGAACCGGTTCCGCCAAAGGTGGTGAAGCACCGCGACATGGCTTGGACCGTTTGGGACAGATGGGTTCTAAAAGGAAACCCGACACTGCGTGAGGTGTTACAGTGGCTGGAGGACAAAGGTCTTAACGCGTACAGCATCTCTTGTGGAAGCTGCCTCCTGTTCAACAGTATGTTCCCGAGGCACAAGGAGAGGATGGACAAGAAAGTAGTGGATCTAGCTCGGGATATCGCTAAAGTGGAGCTGCCGCCTTACCGTCGCCATCTTGATGTAGTTGTGGCTTGCGAGGATGAAGATGACAATGATGTCGATATTCCTCTCGTCTCCATCTATTTCAGGTGA